A single genomic interval of Pyramidobacter piscolens W5455 harbors:
- the rpsT gene encoding 30S ribosomal protein S20, producing the protein MPNKKSAIKRVRTSERNRLYNRYWKSRCKTSMKKVLATVQNGDAEAAVLQLNAAQSVFDKAVVKGVLHRNTAARRKALMTAKVKSLSAEKPAE; encoded by the coding sequence ATGCCCAACAAGAAGTCCGCTATCAAGCGCGTCCGCACGTCTGAGAGAAACCGTCTTTACAACCGCTACTGGAAGAGCCGCTGCAAGACCTCCATGAAAAAGGTCCTCGCCACCGTCCAGAACGGCGACGCCGAAGCCGCCGTGCTCCAGCTCAACGCGGCCCAGTCCGTGTTCGACAAAGCCGTTGTCAAAGGCGTGCTCCATCGCAATACAGCCGCCCGCAGAAAGGCCCTGATGACTGCGAAGGTCAAGTCCCTCTCCGCCGAAAAGCCCGCCGAATAA
- a CDS encoding ATP-dependent DNA helicase, with product MEDFFGPEGILNARLPNFEYRRQQRELAEKIENFLQSDRRLLAAEAPTGVGKTYAMLIPAMRWAVANNSTVLVLTSGITLQEQLIYKDIPALLDVLGLDLPYGLLKGRGNYACIRKAREIGAEGFLDFGGDKGQASRDISGWLYATETGDLSELSLGDTHPARERIASSYLTCLGPYCPHHERCFYNKVMRSLSHWRVIVANYHVYFSYVLGQRKPFPAPFGLLICDEAHKMEDAARAVTQVGVDVRDWQRLLRRAPRLDKVEASLLRSVDCPADRFAEEVADLSRVSESVFDQLAARLPDGKNFTAYPPELKNDTAELLVKCDRIIGHLDELQEAAAGGGRDANALQDDGRIAVWNGELTAFRDSLRWCCDTQNYPEWAYWREGGSLKSSCVNGSDLIPPAFDDDEIKVIALSATMTVDRSFEYWANETGLAPDETAVLDSPFDLPSLMEIDVVDLGLQVMSPGYADAVARVCRKYARENGGATLILLSSRRLLTAVSAYLKMNAEKDRLNILVQGDLPRTELLELFKENERSVLVGMASFREGIDVPGEALTQVIIDRIPFPHPGDPVGEARAKLEGRENFVKAVLPGAKMQLRQAAGRLVRTGSDRGRVVILDGRIVTRPDWKILDSLPAVPVKKYRLVGAHK from the coding sequence ATGGAAGATTTTTTCGGTCCCGAAGGGATTCTCAACGCGCGCCTTCCGAATTTCGAATATCGCCGGCAGCAGCGCGAACTGGCTGAAAAAATAGAGAATTTTTTGCAGTCGGACCGGCGTCTTCTAGCGGCGGAAGCGCCCACGGGCGTCGGCAAAACCTATGCGATGCTGATCCCCGCCATGCGGTGGGCTGTGGCGAACAATAGCACCGTGCTGGTGCTCACGTCGGGCATCACGCTGCAGGAACAGCTGATCTACAAGGACATTCCCGCGCTGCTGGACGTGCTGGGGCTCGACCTGCCCTACGGACTGCTCAAAGGCCGCGGCAACTATGCCTGCATCCGCAAAGCCCGCGAGATCGGCGCGGAAGGTTTTCTCGACTTCGGCGGCGATAAGGGGCAGGCTTCGCGCGACATCAGCGGCTGGCTTTACGCCACCGAAACCGGCGACCTGAGCGAGCTGAGCCTGGGCGACACCCATCCGGCCCGCGAGCGCATCGCCTCGTCCTATCTGACCTGTCTCGGTCCTTATTGCCCGCATCACGAGCGCTGTTTCTACAACAAGGTGATGCGCAGCCTGTCGCATTGGCGCGTCATCGTCGCCAACTATCACGTCTATTTCTCCTACGTGCTGGGGCAGCGCAAGCCCTTTCCGGCTCCTTTCGGACTGCTGATCTGCGACGAGGCGCACAAGATGGAGGACGCGGCCCGCGCGGTCACGCAGGTGGGCGTCGACGTGCGCGACTGGCAGCGCCTTTTGCGGCGCGCGCCCCGCCTCGACAAGGTGGAGGCGTCTTTGCTGCGCAGCGTGGACTGCCCGGCCGATCGTTTCGCCGAGGAAGTGGCCGATCTGAGCCGGGTCTCCGAGAGCGTTTTCGATCAGCTCGCCGCGCGGCTGCCCGACGGGAAAAATTTCACGGCCTATCCGCCGGAGCTGAAAAACGACACGGCCGAGCTGCTGGTCAAATGCGACCGGATCATCGGCCATCTGGACGAACTCCAGGAAGCGGCCGCAGGCGGCGGGCGCGACGCGAACGCCCTGCAGGACGACGGCAGGATCGCCGTCTGGAACGGCGAACTGACGGCGTTCCGCGACTCGCTGCGCTGGTGCTGCGACACGCAGAACTATCCCGAATGGGCCTATTGGCGCGAGGGCGGCAGCCTGAAGAGCTCCTGCGTGAACGGCAGCGACCTGATCCCGCCGGCCTTCGACGACGACGAGATCAAAGTCATCGCCCTGTCGGCGACGATGACGGTGGATCGTTCTTTCGAATACTGGGCCAATGAAACGGGACTGGCCCCCGACGAGACGGCGGTGCTCGATTCGCCGTTCGATCTGCCTTCGCTGATGGAGATCGACGTCGTCGATCTGGGGCTGCAGGTGATGTCGCCGGGCTACGCCGACGCGGTGGCGCGGGTGTGCCGCAAGTACGCGCGCGAAAACGGCGGCGCGACGCTGATCCTGCTTTCGTCGCGGCGGCTGCTGACGGCCGTTTCCGCTTATCTGAAGATGAACGCGGAGAAGGATAGACTGAATATTCTCGTGCAGGGCGACCTGCCGCGCACGGAGCTGCTGGAGCTGTTCAAGGAAAACGAACGCAGCGTGCTGGTGGGCATGGCGTCGTTCCGCGAGGGCATCGACGTGCCCGGCGAGGCGCTCACTCAGGTGATCATCGACCGCATTCCTTTTCCCCATCCCGGTGATCCCGTCGGCGAGGCGCGCGCCAAGCTGGAAGGGCGCGAGAATTTCGTCAAGGCGGTGCTGCCCGGCGCGAAAATGCAGCTGCGCCAGGCCGCAGGACGGCTGGTGCGCACCGGCTCCGACCGGGGGCGCGTGGTGATCCTCGACGGACGGATCGTGACCCGTCCCGACTGGAAAATCCTGGACAGCCTGCCGGCGGTCCCCGTAAAAAAATACCGCCTGGTCGGCGCTCATAAATGA
- the rpmH gene encoding 50S ribosomal protein L34 produces the protein MKQTFQPHVRSRKRGMGFLARSRSHGGRGVLAARRAKGRKRLAV, from the coding sequence ATGAAGCAGACTTTTCAGCCTCACGTCAGATCGCGCAAGAGGGGCATGGGATTCCTCGCCCGTTCCCGCTCCCACGGCGGACGCGGCGTGCTCGCCGCCCGTCGCGCCAAAGGCCGCAAGCGCCTGGCCGTCTAA
- a CDS encoding ribonuclease P protein component, producing the protein MVFPYPASLRLKQGWEYDTLFRTGSRLKGRLVRLLFVKAPDGKTRFAMAVGKKIAKAHLRNRGRRVLKESLRRLHPWMKEGWWFACMLNEQGLRAKADEVYADLGALLKRKGFMKDDWPGAIWYQ; encoded by the coding sequence TTGGTCTTCCCATATCCCGCTTCATTACGGCTTAAACAGGGCTGGGAATACGACACACTATTCCGCACCGGCAGTCGTTTAAAAGGCAGGCTGGTGCGGTTGTTGTTTGTCAAGGCCCCCGACGGCAAAACGCGCTTCGCCATGGCGGTCGGCAAAAAGATCGCCAAAGCGCACCTGCGCAACCGCGGCCGCCGCGTGCTCAAAGAATCGCTGCGCCGGCTCCATCCCTGGATGAAGGAAGGCTGGTGGTTCGCCTGCATGCTGAACGAGCAGGGGCTTCGGGCGAAAGCCGACGAGGTGTATGCCGATCTTGGCGCTTTGTTGAAGCGCAAAGGCTTTATGAAAGATGACTGGCCCGGCGCGATCTGGTATCAGTAG
- the yidD gene encoding membrane protein insertion efficiency factor YidD translates to MTGPARSGISSFFVWLLVLPIRGYKRWISPLLGHRCRFYPSCSSYAIEALKVHGPVRGLLLAVWRLLRCGPWSEGGFDPVPPARKRRF, encoded by the coding sequence ATGACTGGCCCGGCGCGATCTGGTATCAGTAGTTTTTTCGTCTGGCTTTTGGTGCTGCCGATCCGCGGCTACAAGCGCTGGATCTCGCCGCTGCTGGGCCATCGCTGCCGTTTTTATCCCAGCTGTTCGAGCTACGCCATCGAAGCGCTGAAAGTTCACGGCCCTGTCAGAGGCCTCCTCCTCGCCGTCTGGCGGCTGCTTCGCTGCGGCCCATGGAGCGAGGGCGGCTTCGACCCTGTGCCGCCGGCGCGAAAGAGACGTTTCTGA
- a CDS encoding YidC/Oxa1 family membrane protein insertase — MWKALSDYLFQFLNFLYSMTGNWGWAIVALTVIVRLALHPLNAKQMRSMQQMQRLQPRLKVLQEKYANDRDTLSRETMALYKENKVNPASGCLPLIIQLPILILLFNVLRDASAQFGESTFCGVPLAGTVLSSIAKAVGFSGDPLTAGFMDTCRAVGANPAGLSAVGVWLPITFLLLFIVFLTWYQQKLSAQGNPQMATMNVVMPIFMGFICLSMPGGLLLYWMLSSLFAVIQQWFTVHKVAKEEKPVLFKDKPREGEAPAQKAVFTRRPVKENRPAPRRELGEIPSAAVQSGEAYDDFSDFIPKRRK; from the coding sequence TTGTGGAAAGCTCTGAGTGATTATCTCTTTCAGTTTTTGAACTTCCTTTACAGCATGACCGGCAACTGGGGCTGGGCCATCGTCGCCCTCACGGTGATCGTGCGCCTGGCGCTGCATCCCCTGAACGCCAAGCAGATGCGCAGCATGCAGCAGATGCAGCGTCTTCAGCCCCGCCTCAAAGTGCTTCAGGAAAAATACGCCAATGACCGCGATACCCTCAGCCGCGAGACGATGGCGCTCTACAAGGAGAACAAGGTCAATCCGGCTTCGGGCTGTCTGCCGCTGATCATCCAGCTGCCGATCCTGATCCTGCTGTTCAACGTGCTGCGCGACGCCAGCGCCCAGTTCGGCGAGTCCACTTTCTGCGGCGTGCCTCTGGCCGGCACGGTGCTCTCCTCGATTGCCAAGGCGGTCGGTTTCAGCGGCGATCCTCTGACGGCCGGCTTCATGGACACGTGCCGCGCCGTCGGCGCCAATCCCGCAGGACTTTCCGCCGTCGGCGTCTGGCTGCCGATCACGTTCCTGCTGCTGTTCATCGTCTTTTTGACCTGGTATCAGCAGAAGCTCAGCGCGCAGGGCAATCCGCAGATGGCGACGATGAACGTCGTCATGCCCATCTTCATGGGGTTCATCTGCCTTTCCATGCCCGGCGGACTGCTCCTTTACTGGATGCTGTCCTCGCTGTTCGCCGTGATCCAGCAGTGGTTCACGGTGCACAAGGTGGCCAAAGAGGAGAAGCCCGTCCTGTTCAAGGACAAGCCCCGCGAGGGCGAAGCGCCCGCTCAGAAAGCCGTCTTTACGCGCCGTCCCGTCAAAGAGAACCGCCCGGCTCCCCGGCGCGAGCTCGGGGAAATCCCCTCCGCTGCCGTGCAGAGCGGTGAAGCTTACGATGATTTCAGCGACTTCATCCCCAAACGGCGTAAGTAA
- a CDS encoding R3H domain-containing nucleic acid-binding protein: protein MEENILKTQDDEVLVLEVSSEDEARDRAASRWNIAREDVLLTVVGEEKKLFGLFGRKLKVEARRPSVPAAGPAKAAEADGGFVVLLERVLKAAGLDLEVNVQSDGSVNLSGPDSRILLAGRQGEGLKALDYIVNLMARNDGPVPHVRIDCEGFRRKREKDLERIAMDAAKEAMKTRRTVYLQPMSSWERRIVHLTLRESANVETHSIGVEPGRKVAVRLISGGRPERRYEDEERRERPDRQRGERSGSRRPRRRRSHRSDASPGGASQASADDNAE from the coding sequence ATGGAAGAAAACATTCTGAAGACTCAGGACGACGAAGTGCTGGTGCTGGAAGTTTCCTCGGAAGACGAGGCGCGCGACCGCGCCGCGTCTCGTTGGAACATCGCCAGGGAAGATGTGCTCCTCACCGTCGTCGGCGAAGAGAAAAAACTCTTCGGGCTTTTCGGCCGCAAGCTGAAGGTCGAAGCCCGGCGTCCCTCCGTTCCCGCGGCGGGACCGGCGAAAGCGGCCGAAGCGGACGGCGGATTTGTCGTTTTGCTTGAAAGAGTCCTGAAGGCGGCGGGGCTTGACCTCGAAGTCAACGTCCAGTCCGACGGCTCGGTCAACCTCTCCGGCCCCGACAGCCGCATCCTGCTGGCCGGCCGTCAGGGCGAGGGGCTGAAAGCCCTCGATTACATCGTCAACCTGATGGCCCGCAACGACGGCCCCGTGCCTCACGTGCGCATCGACTGCGAAGGGTTCCGTCGCAAGCGCGAGAAGGATCTGGAGCGCATCGCCATGGACGCCGCCAAGGAAGCCATGAAGACGCGGCGCACCGTGTACCTTCAGCCCATGTCCAGCTGGGAGCGCCGCATCGTCCACCTGACTCTGCGCGAAAGCGCCAACGTGGAAACTCATTCCATCGGCGTCGAGCCCGGCCGCAAAGTGGCCGTCCGCCTGATCAGCGGCGGGCGCCCCGAGCGTCGTTACGAGGACGAGGAGCGGCGCGAACGTCCCGACCGCCAGCGCGGCGAGCGCTCCGGCAGCCGCCGGCCCCGTCGCCGCCGCTCTCACCGTTCGGACGCATCGCCGGGCGGAGCGTCTCAGGCGTCCGCGGACGACAACGCAGAGTAA